The Chanos chanos chromosome 3, fChaCha1.1, whole genome shotgun sequence genome segment TCTTTTACACTCTTAAACACTGTAATAACAGCACCATCCCAACATCAATCATCGCTTtgtctctacctctccctctctccctctctctctctctctgtctctctctccctctctctctctctctctctgtctctctctctctctctctctctttctctctctctccctctctctctctctctctctctgtctctctctctctgtctctctctctctctctctccctctctccctctttctctctctctctctctctctctcttattcggTTTTGAAAGCAATGCCTCAGGCGGAAGTTCTTCCCTGGATGATCACAAAGGCCAATCAGCAGAAACCCATCTCAGTGGTgttggaaataaaaaataaaaagagcagaaaaaaaaaaaaaaacaggaacagggaAAAGAGATTTAACACCCAGCCTGACTTCCTCCGTGTGCCAGCTGCTGACTCCGACATGTGGTAAATGATCACATGCATCACAGAGATTTTCCCCCCATAGCACAACCTCAGAACAGCACAACTACCCTGGCGTGatagatctgagagagagagagagagagagatgagatggagACCGGGGCCTGGCTGACTGCGGTCTATGAGATGCACAGTGTTTCAAAAGCTATTTCAAACACAATGCTGTAAGCTCGCGTGTGGCTGACAAAGAAATGTGATCATTGGCCGAGGCTTTGTGTAGAGTCAGAAAAACATATTCTCATGTTCTTTGAGAATATGAGACAGTAAATTGGTCAAAGAGGTCACTGAATATTGTGACTTTAAACATAGTGGTGCTGAATAGTCATTAACCTTACTGATTATTGACAGTAGAGGGCAACAGTGAGTCATTTTTTTCAATGACAAGGCATATTACATTAGGGGGGGGAAAAGCGTAGGAGGCCTTCCATGGTACCCTGTTACATAATCATCCACAGCCATAATTattgaaattcatttaaaacatgtaatgAAAATGTTCTTGTTCTTGCCAGACATGTTCTGTTTACAAAAGACTGTTTTATCATATTAACCATGCATCCTTGCAATGCGGagcttttcttttaatattacaaatattattTGGTGTCTATGCCCTTTTCAAAGCTTCACAGTTCTTCAGCTGAAGTGTCTTTTTACCGTGCggtgaaaatgatttaaataccGACCTTGACAGACTAGTTATCTGTTCTCCTCCCCTCAGGCTGAAGGCTGTAACACAGCCCTTCTGGTTCTGTGAAACCTCTGCCCAGATATCTCCACCTTTCACTGTAGCAGCTCAAAGCCCTCTGAGGTTCACCATCATTTGTTCTCATGCTTAAGTATTGTGATTATCACTGGAGACCAACTGACCTTCTGTAAACACATATCTGTACAGGCTGTGGGGCTCTGGTCTATGCcagggttggtttttttttgtgttctcgCCCTCTTCTCGTCTGCTCTACTCCCCTGCACATGGGCCTGAAATGTgggcttcactctctctctctctctctctctctctctctctctcttctctctctctctctctctctctctccctctctctctctctctctctttctctctctctctctctctctcttactctctccctccctccctccctccctctctctcactccctccctccccccacctctctctctctctctctctctctctctctctctaaaggaTATTGAGGTTCCTTACCATCATTTGCTCTAATGCTGAGATTATGAGATCATCTCTGGAGGCTACTTGACCTTCTGTAGACAGATACTTGCACAAGCTATGGAGGTCTGGTTTATGTCTGGGGATGCATAATtattgcatctctctctctctctctctctctctctcaacacagagacacatacacagacatgcaaatgcacacaaatacactcacacacacacatatgcatgtacagaAAACATATGTGAGTACAGTCCCAATAGATGGATGGGTGAAGACAAAGCTAcagacagctcacacacacttttcggCAGAGAAGTCAAACAGTGTTAATTTCAGAAGCACTCCACCCTTCACCGTGACCTGGAGGGAAGGGGTGTGcgtgaaagctgctccagctcagtgtctctcctcctcagctcagcagtctcctgctccagtcgctCCAGGACTCCTTCAGCCCGAACCAATTCAGTCCTCTACTGAGCTCTGATCAGCTCTGTGACCTCACAGTGCCCTCTCGGAATGGAACagatcagctcagtaaagatccGCTCTCTGTCCTCCATTGCTGCCTGGGCAGAGCgctggcaagagagagagagagagagagaaggagggagagagagagagagagagagagagagagagagagagagagagagagagagagagtgagagagtaagttCACTCTATTCTTTACAAGCCAGTCTGTACCTTACAGTGGACAGTGGCCAaacactggactcctcactgactgatAGGAGGAGAGCCCTGGCTGAGAACTGAAATGAGTCCTTCAGCAGCCAgttgtctcctcctcctgttcctcctgttgtcttctctcctctactcaGCACTCACTCTTAGAGACTCCACAGtctgtctcagctcctgcagctccttctctctctctgggagacTCTCTGCTTGGATTCTGAGTCTCCCCTAACTCCTTCTGTTACTTTGTTTCCTGAGTGAAATTCGCCTTCATGGCGTTTGAAGAAAGATTGATAGTAGTTGATCcagacacagcagagaggaaatgatgataactttcagttttcttctgctgcaaaaacaacactttCCCACCACAGGCTTAGGGTTACAGCGAACAGTAAGGAACAAGAGCAGTTTCTCTGCCATTTCAACAACATGCCCAGCCTCCATGTTCTCACACAAAGGTTCAGGTTTTGGGCTGAAGATCTGTTTGCACTGGGGACAGACTGCTGGCCTGCATCATAGCTTTGTAAATCACTGTTTACCGCAAAGGAGGCACTGAAACAATGAgtcttttgtttaaatcaaatATACAACCCTCTTGGTTTTGTTAGGAATCATTCCATGTGAAATCACACAGAAAAGATTTTAACCACTGGATGCCAGTGTTCAAGGATGAGAATAGGGAGTCAAATTTTAGCACAAATTACTCCACCAGGCAAATGAATAATGATTACATTGTGGTgcaaaaaaaggggagagacaACAGTAGAGAGATTGTAGATCATAACAACATCCTTCACTTCTAAAAGACGGAAAGCTCTCCTTCCTTTGACGGATAATTTCTCTTTAAGAACGTCATGAGTAAAATTAATTTTGTCTATTTGTTGCATATGATCCCCAAACAGAAGTGTCGTTTGCCTTATTGGCCATCAGGGGGCACCAGCAATTTTACAAGTGAGAACTCTCATGgtgcgcacgtgcgtgcgtgcgtgcgtacgtgtgtgtattttcctgtCTTACGTATTTAATATAAGATTATGATAGTTCTCTTGTGAATGAGATTTCGACCCTGAGCTTAAATGCAGAGCTCCGAGCCATTTAGGGTATGGTTACATCTTCAGAATATCTGCAGGTTTATAATTCATCTGCAGTTGTGTAACGAGAAAATGGGCTGTCTAATGACGACACATCACTTTTTGTCCGAAGTTGCTTTTGAAAGAGCTCAGAGAATAGGCTTAAATCGCGATGTCTCAGCTTGTTAAACTAGAGCCAAGAAGCACTCTTAAGGCTGTGTATGAGTTTAAGCGGTTTATGGACTTTCTTTTTCACCTTGCAACTAAAAATATTAACAAGGAAATTTGGTGGTTAAGAGGTCGTATGGATGAGAAAGACGTGAGGCATTATTAAACTGCAGCGAAAGCTGTAAACAAGACGTTTATGCGTTATGGAGGGTGAATCATGTTGTTGACTGAACTGTTAAAGAATGTTGCTCCCGTTATACCCAATGAAGAGTTCAGATTGGAAAAGGGTTTATCGCCAGTGTGTCCCACTGTCGTGTAGGATAGACACATACAGCCTGTATAAACCAATGTATGGAAGGTTTATTAGCCATTAATGCATAGGGTTTTCAAAAACTTGTGAAATtgatcttttctgttttcacgaTATTGTCTATCCATATTTATTTGAGAACTTCTAAAATCTTTTGAGAAAAGTATTTTACTGCTACTTTTAAATTTACTTGTCAAACTCTGAGGTGGTGACACCCTACgttaatatttgaaaaaaagaatacacacacacacacacacacacacacacacacacacacacacacatatatatatatatataattataatatataGGAATTCAAAATTACGCTCAGTTTCGTAGCGAAGGCTTTCTTATTTTGCCCTAAAATACCAAATGTAAAAGAGACTCTCTGGTTTAAAAATTAGTAATGCTGATAAGTTACAGGACGAACAAATAATATCTGACCAAAGAAGAAGAGTGTGTGGAacatgtgtaagtatgtgtatcttgcttttcttttgagTAAATCACTGATCCAGGACATTTCCCCTTATCTCAATTGTACCGGCAGAGGTGTATCCTAATTTAACCAATCACCGACCTCAGGAGGTGGAATCAGCAGGTTGTTGATAACTGTCGTGACGTCACCATCTCCGCGCAGCCGCAGCCAGGGAGAAGAAGATGGTGCTCATCAAGGAATAGTGAGTCAAAGTATTTTAAGTCTAATTCCCTTCTTCTTTTCTAGGTGTTTTATCAAGTTATGTGCTAAAATAACGTGTGACAAAATGCGACCGAGTCGTTTCTTGTTTGTATCCTTGAGAGGACTTAAAAGTGCACATGTTGGCTGAGGATAagaggtggggaaaaaaagaatgagaccGGCTTGTTTCAGGCCCAGCTTAGCAAGAGCAAGCTAGGTTAACTTCCTCCGACTATGAAGCTAGTTTGCTTGGCGTCATGCTGTTGTAAAGCTTTTCCTCCCGTGGGGGAAAAGATTAACATGTCTGCATCTCCGGGTTTCGGCATGACCATtgttaaacatttattatttaatgtcGTCAAGGCTAAGATGACACATTTTGCACGTGTTTAAGCAATTTTAAAACTTTGCTGAAACTTAAGTCTACTCATTGCGCGTAGCAAATGTTAACACAGCGGTTCCAGCAAGTTGCAAGCATTAGCATTTAGTATTAGCGGAGTTTAGTGAGCTAAGCTGTAGGTGGCATTCGGTTAGCTACCTGGCTAAGAAACAGTTTACCTAACTAGAGAGCTAATTGTCGATATTTTCTGTAATGACAAGTTTCACAATAGTTATGTTGCTTATGCGTGGGCTGTTGTTAAACACGGCATTGATATGTGACTTGCATTTACAGCCATCTAGCTTTTCATAACTATATAAAAAGTGTTGTTCAATTCGTATGTAGATTTGCAAGCAGTTAGCCTTGATAAACGCTTAAGCTAATTATATTCACTTCGGTACGTTTAGTCTGTCAGGTATTTTTAGACATACTCAGTTTCAGTCAATCGcgtcctcttttctctttcgaAACTTTTAACTTATCGAAACTTCACAGCGACCGACAGTAATAAAAGCGAAGATGGAACGCATGCAACGATCCAGTGCAGGGATCTTTAAGCGGTAGCCTCgagttattttttctttatcttgtTCTAACTGGCCTTAGTAAGAATGCACAGATACATTTCGCAATGTGTTCCCGTATCTGAATCTATAATTAGCACGAGAGTTCGATGTGGATGAGTAGGGCGTTCCAAGAGAAAACTAGCTGTCAAACGTCTCCGGGATGTTGGTCTCTacgtaatatttttttttcccgtatGTTTTCCCCCACCGTCCATCATGAATCCTATTTTAGATCTAAAGTGttctcaggaaatgttttgaatgtaacATTGCATTTTTGTACGCAAAAAAAAGAGCCCTTTTCTGCTGTAGGGTTTTTCCTCATTGTAGTAAGCGCAGGTCGGTAAAACGGACCAATAAAATGATCCCAAAGAAAGCGCATCATGTTTAGTGAAAGGAGGACAAGCCGCTGCGCAGAATCTAGTTACTAGAAAGTCTCGCGTGTCTGTGGATACCTCTTTACGTTCACCACACTCAGGACTTTGAGGGATTAAGGATGGGATTGGGACCAGAGCTAGGCACCTATAGCCACACTGAGGGTATGGATCTAGAGACTGAGTATGGAAGTCATATTCAATTCCGTTTTGGGCCACATCAAAGAGGAGTTggtttagcgtgtgtgtgtctgtgagggagtTCATTTGTAATGACGTCGGTCAGTAGGCCTGTTGGTTGAAAAAGAATGGTGATGTTCTACATCCAGACAATGTAAAAAACATCATGGCACATGTCTGGTGCATAAGAGAACATTGTAAATAAATTTAtcacaaaacccccccccaaaaaaaaacattttcacattcgAAGATCGGGAAACCAATATCCCAAAGGGTTgcctcatcaaaaaaaaaaaaaaaaaagtttttagtAACTACACTAGCTACGAAGGCCTAAGCTCATCAGTGGAAATCAGTATCTCCCCAGTGTTTAACAGGTCCTGCGTGTAAGGAACTGCTGAAACCCTGtacattctcttttttccctccagcaTTGACTGGCGGTTTGTTGTGTTCAATTATGCTTATGTCAGCATGTGCACATCTTAGTCTCCTGAggtatttggggtttttttgtaagtgtgttATGTAGAGACATTAGACATTTCTGAGGTTGATGTCTTGATCGTGTTATTTTGATGTTGAAAATGACTCtgacttttccctctcttcacgCAGCCGTGTGGTCTTACCATGCTCAGTAGAGGAGGTGAGTGACAAGCGTGTTTTTCTCTGCTACCATCACATCTGTCTGAACACCAATACTGGTGTtccttttgttctctcatttCAAAATCCAAATTCTGCTAATGGGATGGTTTGTTCACGTTATGTTCACATGACCCCATTTCTGTATACTGATGATGGTGGTTATGCAGCTTAAATAACCACCCTGGAAAACCAGCTAGGGATTTGGTCtaaagtgggttttttgttgatgttgttgttgttgttcatccGTTGATGATTTGCCTGTCTCAGCTCAGgttaagtgttttttgttgttgttgtcgttgttgttcaTCGGTTGATGATTTGCCGGTCTCAGCTCAGgttaagtgttttttgttgttgttgatgatgatgttgttgttgttgatgttgttcatCGGTTGATGATTTGCCTGTCTCAGCTCAGgttaagtgttttttgttgttgttgttgttgatgttgttcatCGGTTGATGATTTGCCTGTCTCAGCTCAGGctaagtgttttttgttgttgttgttgttgttgttgatgttgttcatCGGTTGATGATTTGCCTGTCTCAGCTCAGgttaagtgttttttgttgttgttgttgttgatgttgttcatTGGTTGATGATGTGCCTGTCTCAGCTCAGGCTAAGTGTTTGGGACAGCAGCAGAGAGTGATATGGCTGCTGAGTGGGCTGTTCTTTCCGCTTCAGTGATGTAACAGCGGGGGTGTGAAGGTCGTTTCTCAGGCTGTCACGCCCTCACCTTAAAGATAACCCCGCGGGAAAGAACAAGGCTCAGGGCCGGATGGTTTGTCAGAGCGTTCAGACGCCCGTTCACTGGTGCGTCTCACCTCCCGGGATTAGAACCAAATTACATTAATGACATCTTAAGCCATTGTGGTGTACGGGACCTCGGTGTGGACCTTTATGGCCCCTAAATTATTTATGAGAGCAGCCTACGTATTCTCTCAGAACTCGGTGTTCTGTTATGCTGTAACAGTCTCGACTCTGTCACGTCAGACACGTGAAGAGGAATTCATGTGTGGCGCTGACATAAACATGTTTACTGTTATTCTGTTAGAAACGTGAGGTGTCACATGGTGTGGGAACCGGAGGGTAACTtagagactgtatactgtatagccgagagagagagcgtgagagagagagagagagcctcctCCCTCCTGATTTCATGGAGCAGAACTCCGTTAATCTGTTTCTGCTTTCTGTGTCTGACAGCTAGAGGCAATCTGCCTTGTGTACACCAGGAGTTTCGTAAATGAAATAAAGTCATTCTGGGAAAACTAAGTTTGTCTATCAGCTTTAAAAGTCATTATGAAGAAAGGCAAAGAGTTTGGCCAGCTCCAAACGTCTGAGGCATCGAAATACTCCTGAAGTtaaaaagaagcaaacaaacaaaaacttttcaAGAAAGAACTTGATTTCACTAAAATCTTTTGAGTGTCACTGTAGGGGTCGTCTTAACTCTTCGAGGGGTACGGAGtgtataaacacattttaaaagggTGGTGTTCCTTCTAATACCCTTCAAAGAAAAAGCTTCTGAAAGCGGCTAACTGCTCCAGTGGGGAGGGTGTGTGGGAGCCAGACTCACTCAGTTTCACTGACTCcacaaacattgtgtgtgtgtgggaagctCAGGGCTTTGATGTGTTATTGTTTGGCTGTAAGGAAAAAGACTAGcgctctctctgttcttgttaGTGAGTTTGTTACAGATGCACAACAGTAGGTTCCTTGTTAAAGGATGGGCTGAGGATGGGCGTGtcctcgctctttctctctctctctctccgactccGTCTCCTTTCTACAATACAcagctttgtctctctctgcccgaAACACAGCAGGgccacgtaaacacacacaaaaacccgtCCGGTTTCATCAGACCAGTTAAACGCAATTGACATCTGTCTATGTTCCCTTTCACCATATCCTATCTTTTTGGACGTGTCTACACATGTAAAGAGTTCCTGTTACTCTGTTCTCTGCACGTCAGCGTTCGATTCTCAGTGCTAGCTCTTCCGCGGGGGGCCGGGTTGAATTTGAGTCCGCCGTCAAAAGACGTAACAGCGCCACCCCAAAGCTAATGTTACAGATGTCAATCAAATAAAAGGAGATGAAAGAATCCAAATCAgttaacaaacagacaggttTATACCACTGCTGCTACTTCTCGAATTCtgttcctctttcctctgttcttctgttcttctgttcttcttcttcttctttctctgtctcttcttccaCTGTTCTCTACATATATTCCGTTCTGTAGTGTAACAGACACAGGTTTGTTCTGCCTGCACCATCTTAACCGTACTCTTCTCATCGTCTTATGAATTGAACGAAAAATAGCCTTTAATGCTAGAGTTAATGCTTTTTCCACATTTCTGCTCAGATTGTAGAACTTAATCAGTGTTTTAGATGATGTCAGACAATATGTCAGCTTTGtgctgattctctctctgtctctctctctctctgcagtaccAAGTAGGGCAGCTGTACTCTGTGGCAGAGGCCAGTAAGAATGAGACAGGCGGGGGAGAGGGCATTGAGGTGCTGACGAATGAACCGTACGAGAAGGAGGGCGAAAAgggacaatacacacacaaaatctatcACTTAAAGAGGTGagacagtctacacacacacgcacaaaatcTACCACTTAAAGAGGTGagacagtctacacacacacacacacacacacacacacacacacagaatctacCACTTAAAGAGGTGagacagtctacacacacacacaaaatctaccacTTAAAGAGGTGagacagtctacacacacacgcacacacaaaatctaccacTTAAAGAGGTGAGACagtctacacacagacacacacacacacacacatacacacacgcacattctaCCACTTAAAGAGGTGagacagtctacacacacacacacacacacagacagtttatcACTTAAAGAGGTGAGACAATGTACACATACAAAATCTACCACTTTACGAGGTGAGacagtctatacacacacaaatacagacaatcTACAACTCAGAAGAGGTGAGAGAATCTGactaagcacacacacacacacacacacacacacacacacacatacatacagacaatcTACAACTCAGAAGAGGTGAGAGAATCTGactaagcacacacacacacacacacacacacaccactgggTGGTAATGGAATGCACAAACATTAGAATGTGCAGTGGGTGGGAAACGCAGTGTGGGAAAAGCAGGGCCTTCCATAAGTCACATTAGTACATACTCATTCAGTGACTTTGGTACTTGAATGTCTGGTCCTTTAAATGATTTTGTGCTGCTAGTCCATTCCTTCTAAAATAGATCTCAGGTGTTGTCCAGAGGAGCTTGGTAACTCTCTCATACCCCTCTGTGGTTGATGTACCCACGGTTTAGACTgaatcacacactgtctctataaACGCCTCATGAACTCTGTCTTCATGACCACTGACGGGGTCGACTGCTTCGCTGACATCCTGATAACGGGCACATGTACGAtactggtttgactggttttCTTCTCCCTTGCAGTAAAGTGCCGGGTTTTGTGAAGATGATCGCGCCGGAGGGAGCTTTAGTTTTCCACGAGAAGGCCTGGAACGCGTATCCGTACTGTCGCACAAGTGAGTGTGTCTTCCACGTCCCTGTGTTTAATCACTGTCTCCTGTTTCGACGCTGAGCCAgggagaaagacacaaacagctAAAGCCCCATCATCTGTGAAGTCTTACTGTTTAATATTCTTTCCCTCAGAGCTAAAGAATGCAGTGTTTCGCTTTCTTTCGTGTCGGGTGCTCAGATGCTCTGTTTTTACATGAGCCCTGCAGTATTCACTCACAGTGTCATGTCTTACATATTAAACTGCACATTCTAAACATTATATACAGGTATGATGCACCAGTACCAGTATTGTGTAGCTACTAGTGGGCGAGGGTTTTTTTCGCCGACATAGAAGGCCATGCATAAGCGCAGAGTAACTGAGtttccacagtaaaaaaaaaaaagaagccacgTTTTATTCACacatgaaaaaagacagatgtattagtattagtaatcAGTATTAGTGTATTAGTAAAAGCATTTGATATGATGTCTTGAGATTCTCTGTCATCAGGACGGGACAGGTTTTTCAGTAAATGAGTGCATTGCTCCTGTTTGTGTAGGATTTACCCTGAAGGCTTGTCATTTTGTGTCTGATATCCAGTGGCTTGTATTGCTTTGAATAGGAAATGCATCTCAAATGGATTTCATGCCTTCTAAAGATGCGTTTGTGACCGATACGTTTTGGTTGTTAACCGTTAACATGTCCTTTGACAAACCCATTTGTTTACGTGTTACTGTAATAATAGCATAaaagtaatctctctctctctctctctctctctctttttttttttttttcttttctgtgttgcatgCTCGCTCCGTTTTACTTCAGTTGTGACGGTGAGTAATGTACAAACTAACAGTGTTCCCCTCAGACGATGTGTCTCAACAAACCCACCTCCCCCtgttctcctcctgtcctcctctctcacctccccCTTCCTAAGCTCCTTACACCGCCTGACACACTAACCACCCACACTGGCTCTGTTGTGGAGCAAATTCAAtttgtgggagtgtgtgtgtgggtacgtgtgtgtgtgtgtgtgtaggtttgtgtgtgtgcgtgtgtgtgtgtacacactgtttgtgtttccCTTGACTATCACATACAGCCTTATctgttcatttgtctttgtgCCATTAATCAGTTTCTGTGGGCTGAGATCCCTCTGTGAAAAGTGATGTGTGTAGTTGCTTTGTTGACTCTGTGCCCTGGGTAGAGTTTTATTGGCTGATTAAAATGGGGTCTAATTCACTTAGTTCTGATGGGCTGGGTGGGGCAGGGGGAGCTCAATAGTCATTGAATTTGGCCAGTTTCTTTCGCTGGATGGACTAAGACCTCATTATGCTAAGTGTGTTGGGACCAGCTTTCTAGGAACGGAGTCTTCCAGTTCTACAGACCGGTCCCGAACACACCAGCCCAGTATGGCCCGTTGAATCACAGTTGGATCTTAAAACTTGGAACAACTGTAAATGAACCTTCCCTGTCCCGCAGACCTGACCTTCTACGTACGCTGTAGTTCTGGTTCTTTAGGAGTGGACTACGTTCCGTAGTCTTTGGTTTTCTTCAGGACCAGGAGTAAAATAAGGTTACCGGGCTGTACCATGTGTCTGGACTATGCAGGTGTATGTAATGACGACACTGGTCCGGTCACCAAACCAAATGAGAACCAAATAAGTTAGGAGTGTAGGAAACACAGCAGTTCTGATCAGTATGCTCTTGATGCTTTTGTTTGCCCTCTAAAaatactgctgtgtttttttgtgtgtgtgtgtatgtgtgtgtctctctctctgtgtgtgtgtttttttttttaatcctcagAACGAGTATATGAAAGACGACTTCTTCATTAAAATAGAAACATGGCATAAACCAGACATGGGAACAGTAGAAAATGTGAGtaacacatttgtttgtgtctttgtgttttaaagactCGTTtgctgttctccctgtgttttgaGTTGTGCATTtggttttcgtttttgttttgatggcttttctttgtctctctgtggtccaGGTACACGAGCTGGATCCAGAGACCTGGAAGACTGTGGAGGTGGTGCCTATTGACATTGCAGACAAATCTCAAGTGGACCCTGGAGTGAGTGAACTTTGCCCTCCTTAAGAGCGCagctcctttttttaaaactccttttttttaacttttttttttatattactcAGTATGTTTGTAATAAGTTCAATGCATCCTGTATCTGGTTTATGTGGCTCAGTCTGTGATTATTATCTAgagtagttttatttatttatttagggtCTTCACATCGACTCTTCCTTTTATATTAatattgccatggcaacagttaGGATTTGAGTTTGGTCTACTTGTCAGTTTGGCTGTCACTCTACATGATGAGACGTTTGTGGCCCCCTTGTGGTAGACTTTGGTTACTGCAGACAAACCTGAATTAGGAGGCGCTCCCACAGCCTTGGAGGACTTCATTTAAACTTGTTTAAATTCCTGCTGAAGTTTATTTTCTAATATGGATGTGATACAATTTCTGAGGAGATATTGTTCATTCTGATAGCTTGGCAATGTAGCTTACCTGTATTTCCTGCATTTTGCCTGTTATATGCACTCTGATTGGTTAGTGAAAATGAGCATTCAGTCAGCAGGGCCTGTGATGAAGGGAAGAGTATgcagtgctctgtgtgaaccATCCAGTGTTCCCATACAGAAACCCTTAGAGGTGCACCTCCTCACCCCCCTCATCCCAGTCACCTGTGAGATTAGCCTAAATCAACAGCACTCAGCCAAAGTTTGTAGTGGAGGTCAGacttcacgtgtgtgtgtgtgtgtgttaacatcaCACAGGTTTTTCTGATTAATAATAAATGATGTGTGTAAAGTGGGCGCTGTGGGCTTGTAAAGCGTCACCGTCTGTGACGCGTGTAATTTTTATGTCTTGGCGTCGAGACGAATCCAACATGCCTCTCCTGTCTCCGTTTCTCGCGCCTGCAGAGAACAGGTTCACTGTACTGCCCGCTCAGTCGAGTGGTTTGTCATACTATCATTTTAAATCTTATTCTGTTCGTTAAACAGACACTGAACTCAGGACCAATAGGAAACAGAGAACCTGTaagcatatgtatgtgtgtgtgtgtgtgtgtgtgtgtgtgtgtgtgtatgtgtttttgtgcgaTGGTTTGAATCCATCATCTGCGGTTTACCT includes the following:
- the pitpnb gene encoding phosphatidylinositol transfer protein beta isoform isoform X1; amino-acid sequence: MVLIKEYRVVLPCSVEEYQVGQLYSVAEASKNETGGGEGIEVLTNEPYEKEGEKGQYTHKIYHLKSKVPGFVKMIAPEGALVFHEKAWNAYPYCRTIVTNEYMKDDFFIKIETWHKPDMGTVENVHELDPETWKTVEVVPIDIADKSQVDPGDYKPEEDPALFHSEKTGRGPLGPDWKKELLAKTDVPRMCAYKLVTVKFKWWGLQSKIENFIHRQEKRIFTNFHRQLFCWIDGWIELTMEDIRRMEEETQKELEEMRQKGSVRGTTAADE
- the pitpnb gene encoding phosphatidylinositol transfer protein beta isoform isoform X2, whose product is MVLIKEYRVVLPCSVEEYQVGQLYSVAEASKNETGGGEGIEVLTNEPYEKEGEKGQYTHKIYHLKSKVPGFVKMIAPEGALVFHEKAWNAYPYCRTIVTNEYMKDDFFIKIETWHKPDMGTVENVHELDPETWKTVEVVPIDIADKSQVDPGDYKPEEDPALFHSEKTGRGPLGPDWKKELLAKTDVPRMCAYKLVTVKFKWWGLQSKIENFIHRQEKRIFTNFHRQLFCWIDGWIELTMEDIRRMEEETQKELEELRKTGQVRGTSAAHEK